The DNA sequence GGCCCTCACGGACCCAAACGACACGTCCCGCCTCCAGCGCCCAGATCCCGCCCCTCCTGGTCCCCGATAGGCAGAGCTGGGGCTGAGAAAGACATGATTGGGCGGTGGCAGGCCGGGGCGGAGCTTGAGTCTTCCCTGGCCCAATTGGAGAGCAGGACGGAGGGGAACGCTGAAGTGGGAGGGGACGGCGGCAAGAAACTCCTGAGTTACAGGATTGTGGAAGGTGATTGAAGCTCCACCCACATTGAGAAACACGCCCACTGTCTTCAGCTGAGGAGGAACAGAGGGGAGGAGCTCACGCCGTCCGTCAAACACCGCGTGAAACGCAGAGCCACGCCTCTCCAGCCACCAGCCACGACCGTCACATGATGAAATCACACCTGTGgatagaattatttctgaacaAATCACACTGAGATCTGAGTTACATAAATCATAACAGCACAATGATAATACTGCTAATTAACTGTAGAAGAGGAAGGCCAAAATATCTTTGCAGATGCATCAGCAGCTGCTCCTCTCTCACCGATCCTATAGAGGGCGCTGTTGCAGACGTCGATCTCCCAGTAATACTGTCCTCTGGAGACGCTCACACTCCCGCACACCTGAGGCAGTCCCTCATCCTGATTGGAGCGCTCGCAGCACACGTGACCTGTGACGCTTACGGTGAGGGCGGAGCTTGAGAGGTGAAGAGGCGAATCAGAGCGCGACGAATCCAGAGCGAAGACCAGACCTACAGAACACAGATATATGACGACACGGGATAGAAAAGACCATGGAAGCGCATTTacacaataattaaaaagtcataattatgacaaaatgtcaaaattatgacaaaaagttcaactttttatcttagtatatcataattctgatttagtatgtcatgattttgactttttatatctTAATTTCAAATTAGCATGTCCTAgatatgatttaccaaagattTACTCAAGTTGATGtcataaatattattgtaaatcatatttatgacataaaaagtcaaaattgtcatactaagtcgaaattatgacgtcaaaattatgatatactGCTGAAattctgatttaaaaatgttatatttatgacGTCAACATTATAGCTTAAAAAGTCATACCTATgatataaaatgtcaaaattatgacaaaatactTTTatcttagtatgtcataattctgATTTAGTAcatcataattgtgactttttgtgtcataatttcaacattttatctcataattatgatgtaGTATGTCATAAGATTGACCAAAGTTGATGTCATAAATATGATTATAAATCATATTCATGACATGAAAAGTCAATAGTCGTACTTATGAAATTATGACgtatgtcaaaattatgacttactAAGTCGAAATTCTGATTTAAAAGTTCATATTTATGACATAAGTCGAAATTATaacttaaaaagtcataattatgacaaaatataaaaattatgacaaaagttCAAACTTTTGTCTCAGTatgtcataattctgactttttatgtcataatttcaacattttatctCGTAATATGTGTAGTGTGCAGTGTGTaatatcaaagtccctttcaatgTGTGATGTGCAGTGTGCAGTGTGCAGTGTGTAGTGTGTAGTATAAACGTCCTACCTGTAACTGACTGCTCCATTTCCTCTTCAGAAAGATCTACACTGCCATCTAGAGGACAGAGACGGCAATGgcagaaaacaaaatgagaGAGAACAAACTGATTCAAAACACTAAACGGTTAATGATACAGATTGGGGGAACAAGACCTGTGTTTTTACCACAGGGGTGTTTTAGGCACATTGTGAAGCAGATCGTCCATTTGACTGCAAGAATAAATATTTTCCAATATATGATGATACCGTCCATGTAGTACACAGCTACACTTTCACATGTTATTTTTAAGAATTAGTATGCAGTTTTCCTGAACACTCACCCGTCTCCCACCTCCGTTCCTCCTGCGCCCCGCTCGCTTCAGGGTCAGGGGTCACTGTGGGGTCAAAGGGCAGACAGGTCAAAGCAGATGACCAGTCAAAGCAGGGCAGCTCAACACTGTGACGACAGTTCGGACAGAGAACGGCGCAGACTGGACAAGAGGCGGAGGACACGCCCCCGCGCCGAACAAGCCCCGCCCCCTCGGCCAGACAGCGGCCGCACAGAGTGTGAGAGCAGGGCAGAATCAGCGCGACGTCAAACCCGCGGAGACATGACGGACacacggaggaggaggaggaggaggaggagcgcGTCTCATCATCTCCACAAACACACGCCATCAGGAAATAACATTAACAATCCACCGAGATCCAGAAAATCCCTGGCTCCATGAGAAGAGACAACATCTGCTCCTGAAATCCTGCACGCGCTGATATAaaagggacagagagagagagagagatggagagaatgaacagagagaaagagagagagatgctttCCTTTATTAGCCTCTCCGTTGCTtgtggttgccatggtgacCAGCCCTGCACCCCATAAACAGAGACAcactaaaagagagagagagagattcacAGCGCGTGCCTTTATTCATTATTTAGCATGTTAATTATAGCTTTGCGATTCATTTTAGCAGTTTGCATTCTGAATCTGATGTGAAGATGCAACCTGTTGATgttccttgtgtgtgtgtgtgtgtgtgtgtgtgtgtctgaatatGACCCCTCATTCCACAAGAAAACACTGATGAGCATTAAAAAGAATTGAAGAGAAGAGAACATTAATAACTTAATGGAAACATTCCAAgattatgttttttgttatcTGGAAGTGTGAGCTCAGACATCATCCACCCGGGGTGTGTCCATCCCCCTGCGGCCACCCCGCTCACATCTGCTGTTACTGTCTCCTTTTTTTCTTGACAAGATTTGCGTTTATTTAAACGCAGAACCGTCTATTTAAGACCACAAAAAACGGGAGACTTTTCAGACGCGCGCTCCAACATCGCCTCAGCGCCACGCGCGCGGAAATGATACAGGTGCCGAACGAGCTTCAGCAGAGCAACAGTGAACGGCGAACATTATATATAGGTTAGCCTACGTCAGTGCAAGACCGTTTTAAGTAGGTCTGAATGTGTGCagtcaaagaaacaacaacaacaacaaacgaAATACTCTGTTTTTCTGATGCCACTTTTATTTAGAAAGATGTGTGTGAAAGCCGGTGACACTCCTGTCAGATGCTGGGAGAAACGCGTTGTCCTTATTCAGTATCTGCGGTCAGATGATCTATGTCAGGCTATATGTcagtaaaacacacaaaaaacctACTTTCTTGTCGTGTCAGCCATTATACTGTGCTCGCGGCGCGCACTTTTCAATCACTTTTCAATCAAAGAAACTACGTGCATCCAACATCGTAGTTCTGTCGTCAGTTAAGTCATGGAATAACCAAAAAGGCGATTAAAGCTGcacatgcatgtatgtatgtgttatAGGCGTCACATGTCTCTGGACTAAAATATTCTGCTATGTGAGATCACAATATAAGGCACAAGCTGATATGTcattttttaatgcataaataaacGTGAGAACTTTGCATTTGTACTAGAAGATGCTAattttgcattcatttataaagtacaaacaaaatgtatcacatttaaatgcataaaataattaattttacattctGGCATTCTTTTCCTACTGTTGCAATGATTTATTTTGACAATATATAAAGTTAAACAGTTGGTGTACTTTTTCGGTTAGTTTTTGAAACAGACAAATTTTACGCAGTATGCAGTGTGTACATAAAATTCAATGAAGGTTGAACAATCTTTGAACTACAGTATTATCTGCATGTCTCATAGACTGAGAACAAGCTATTGGGGGTTTTGAGAACCAGAACAAGCTGAATGAACAAGTTGAAATTAAGCCCCTGTATTAATCCGCCTGCAGGTGAGgaatcttttttgttgttgttgttgttgttgttgttggtcaAATTCACTCAGAATTCCATGATCTAATTTACTCAATTAAGTAACAAATGAACTGTATTGAGTTGTGTTGTAGGCACAGTCCAGTACATTATAATCAGACTCatttttatgttgaaataatgaaGATTTCTGTGACCCACCCCAGACCGGTTGCTGGGCCCTGCCTGGCCACCCCTATGAAAACATCCTGGCTCCGCCACTGCTCGCAGATCGTGTGCTTTTGTTATTACGCACACACACGCGCTTGCCTAAAAAAGCGCGGAACTTCGGCGCACGGACTGCAAGTAGCTGACGCACGCGGACGGCCACAGACATGTGCACAAACGCAGACTGCGTGGGTAAGAGCGCGATCGCGCATTTAAAACAGAAACACCGCTGCTGTGAACGCGCGCGAATGGAAGGactgaaaatgattaaatatagaACCAGATTCTGAGTTAAACGCTCGTGTTCTGTGTGTAGTTCAAAAAGTCTGTCAATTCCGGGCTTCAGTCTAAAGTTGCAGtatcatattttttgtgtgtaataTCTATAACAAGTGATCAGTATACAGTTTCAGTTTCATAATGTTTGAGCTTTGCTAAAAATATACAGGCTAGCCTGTAATTAGGTGTTTAATggtgtgacaacatgccccagtGTAGGGGTCAGCATGTGTTAAATGCAGAGGTGAGtagttttttggaaaatttctactttttagagtagatttaaatgtgggaactttaacttgagtacatttgtaatgaaaaatctgtacttttacttcgcTACGCTGGGCGACGTTCCTCTCGTTACTAGTGtcgtcacggtaccaaaattccagtagtcggtaccaataccattacaattttacggttctcggtaccaatttcggtaccacagcaaaatctgttggaactattttactattttatatagcctattttaaaaacatattaaatatggtaatcatacatataaatatttggagcgtgtgtgtatgtttgtgtgtgtaattatacctcaatgaaatacattttgaaatataaaaaaaaaataataataataaaaaaaaaaatgctcaaacatccattttgtactgttgaaaaaacagcatatgctggtaaggtagggtttgaagctggtatgctggtttgagctggtttatgctggtcaagTATCTTAGTATtttatcttcagacattcaggctGTGTTTGATTTagcgctgccagagaaagcgaaagtaaaaatcaccagcacaagcacaaactgtgttaaatagaaactgacgtgcaagcaaaaagatTTCTGTCCTACactgttttttctactttaccacagtaaagaatgcgaatagcctataataggcctaaatgtgaacgaaaggaagaaacgttaTAATCCCcagcgtgagtgaagatttgggaaaagaaacagagactCCATGTTCAGTgaaataactaatggaatattgttaaattctctgataatcaggtgaccagatcgcgattcgcaaaacagaatacaaagcttaaatgtatggactctcgtacctctctcattcagcatgaaccaaaatgtttccatggctgcgatgtcacatttaattgctaacctattatttcttttgtaaacaaagctttgtgcttcactcgtgtcatattcacgtaaatactggcacagccctatcagcgggtaccgaatatacccggattctcggtactacagaaatgcgggtatcgtcacattttcaaaatttcagtaccgacttggtaccgaagtaccggtacttttgacaacactactcgttactttattttaatgcaatactgtACATGTTAAGAAATGCGTGGTTTATTCCAAGCgcgctctctctttttttcataaacgatgccccattcacaaatgaatcgTTCTTTTGAGTCGATTCTGTTCAAAGACTTGATCAAAAAGTTGGTAAATTGGTTCGCGAATCAGTGGgaatgatttgttcagttcCTGCACCACTGAATGGTCTGAAGCGCTGCTGCAGTGGCAGTGGACCTACagtcaattaaaaacaaatatgcaaatgagtcCTATTGTTTGCCAGCGATGAAGATCTTTATTAGTTGAACTGCGTATGCTGTCTGTGAACAATTCCACAGGTATCGATTTCATTCGATTTCAATTCATACAGCCAATAGCCgacattttacaaccaaacAGATTATTACGCCACGATAACAAAGTATGTAGCATTTCTTTACCGGTTTTTATGgacatatatttaaatttatacattaaataagctCCCACTGTTCAGAGAGTGTGAAATGGTAATTTGTGGATAGCCTATTGCGCCATGGCGGCGCCGGCGACCTGTTCGTCTTGTTTGTGTAGACACTGTTAACAGTTTACACACGCCTGCTgaaatatacatttgattacattttggaGAACAGACAGAAGAAGATCCGCCAATGTGTGTTTGAtcattgtttgtgttcagatgttcagCGGTTATGAGCGCGAGCGGTCagcgtgattttgccaagtaagaaatgttcctggattaacatattttgttgatcctggaacaacattccagtctgaaaatttagtcttaaccctattcctacccctaaacctaatcctacccataacttctccctaaaatcagaggggaaagataggcgaataacactgatgtagaagcacctaaccctggctgcaagcctaaacttgacataaagagtaaacttgtccctcaaatctggttgtttgaaatgttgttccaggatcaacaaagatgttgatccaggagcATGTCTTACTTagcaaaatcacagtgaccgAGCGCGAGCACATGTAAAGagtttctctctttcttctttcaaatgTAGCTGTATGTGTTATTAATATACAAAGCAAAGAACATGCAATGATATTTGGGCTACAGATGCCAGAAATAATGCTTGTCTCTTCTGTGTTTGTTGCAAAGATATCTAAATATGATCATTTAAATATCtatctaaataataatatgctactgtattgtttatatatatatatatatatataaacaatacaacagcatattattatttagatataattacaaagtaactagtaactagctacttgagtagttttttcattggatacttttttactcatactcaagtaactattaagattattactttcacttttacttggagtaaatatttctataagtacttgtacttttactcaagtacagtttttggatACTCTACCCACCTCTGGTTGAATGAATGGTGAAACTGTTGAATAgtttaaattaaatcagtttctGTTAAATAGAAAGCGTTGAGTAGTTTTATTTAGTGTTTGTACTGAAACTGACTTGTGTTGGTGAATCTACAGCTGACAGATGACAGTGCTGCTGAAGTATGCAGCAGGGTTAAACACAGGAACAGGTTCAGACTGATGTTTAATGAgagttaattataatatttttaaacttaTAGTGCAGTAATCTTTACTGGGTAATCAATACTCTTCTCAACATGCTCTGCTCACTATAAGGGAACAAATGATTGAATGTTGATTTGTGGTATGAACATCAGGACAAGTTGAGGCAGATCACAAATGTATCTATTTCTTCAGGCATGTACATCAGCATGGCATGAGGGTTTGGTTGCACTACAGttttaaatcaaacaaatgagccGTTTTACATTAAAGTAAGTGAGCATGAGCTGCTCAagataaaaacatgtattttagcatttactttACAGCTTAGAGTTCATATCAGTGTAAAATGCTGTTTGGTTTTTGTTTAGCACCTGAGGGGACTTTCTTTTACACCTTTTTGACTTTGACTcgttatatctatatatctatacctatgtctgtgtatatatacatgtttGAACTTTGCTAAAAATATGTAATCTATAActgggatatatatatataggctatataaatatatggctATAAATTAAAGGAACCCTGAATAAACTCCAAAAagtaatggtaataaaatacttattaaaaaaatataaaattattattataaaaaaatgaacattcattTAATAAGACCATTAtcaataaaattatgaaatgaaaataaaatctaacaaaattatgaagtaaacatttttaatacaaaataaaggcCCTCGTTGTCCACAACACAGGTTCATCAGGGTTCTTTTTAATCTGTGAGTTTAACGACTTTTCCAGTCATAATGTattttttgctcaaaatgtatctaataaaatattttagtgcttcactgtaaaaaaaaaaaaaaagattttataaataaaacaaggattattggagtatgttttacaagaaaatactatttcagtctttctacttcaaaattccATGTTTAACTTGATGCATTTCTTGTAATTATGTGTGAAATATACCAGCAATtcctgagtgaaaattgtttcaaagtaaaaaaatgtcttccaggcctagaaatcacactttcaaaatgattttttgtcatatcagggttattatagttataactaaaactaaaaccataacaaaacatcttcattgcttctaataataaaaaataatagcacatttatcattttaatttagtttaacttgatgtactaaaataactaaaactgaaataaaaattagtaGACAtattcaaaaaagaaaacaaagggTGTGTCACCGGTTCGTCTCTGTTTTCTTATTGTCTGGTAATTTTCCGCGGCCCGTGATTTGATCTGATCTCCCACACCTGTCGCTCCTTCCCCTTATCCTATATATTCCCAGCTACATCTTCTACCTCTTCGTGTCGGGTGGATGCTTATGTTCTGTGCTCTCGTTCAGGTGTTgtccctagtgaaaaataaatacactaaaatctatttgaaatacatttattttatgctaagtGTACTAcaattgcatttacatttgcatgtacttaatatattttaggcttaatatttagaaataaataaataaatgtaaatatgcattgtgcaataaagaagaactgtaaataaagtttaattaaaatatttatgtcaGTATGTCTGTCAACATTTGAAGCGGATCAAAACCCTTCATCAAAGTtctcctaaaaccttcttctaaGGACAACtttaatgaacttttttgatccacttcaaatgttgactactgtatattaatGGGTTTTTAGTTAGTGTGAAAtgaatgtaggcctattttaaatacattttggtagGGTTTTTTCACTAGGGCAGACTCCATTGCCTCTGACATGTTTTCTCACCGTCACGTACTTAACTCGGAAACTCTTAAGGAAATCCAGAGTTACctaaactcataattatgagttgtgctgatgttcatgtgcattttaaatactttcTTTCTGACATGACTTGAAAACACTGTAACTGCTGAAGCTAAACCTTGACCCCCATTGGCCTGCCCCAGCGTCCTACTATTGGTTGAACCACAATGATTGATGTATGTTTCAAACACGCCATAAAGCGAATGCCATCACACTCACCAACAATCGGTTTTGCTGTACTTTTGCTGTAACTCGCTGGAGAGATCACTATTGGGAATCTGTGTTGCAGTTTTGGCACATTTGTCAGAAGGAAACTTTAGAGTCTAGAAAGTCATTGTAGCTAAAGACACAAGTCGGTGTATTTCAAATCCGAGAATgatcaaattatttttagatgatgctatataattttttagatGAGACTTTCTTTTTGTGCAAACCACAGAAAACATGAGGTATGAACTGAAACATCTAGTTTGTTTCTGCTAATTGGCTgtaaaaacagaattttcaaATCCAACTTTTACCTACAGCTCAGACGTAACCATGAgaaatttgcaaataaaatgatttaatgtgttacatttttacttcagtaatttatttttgttgaatactATGTTGACCTGTTATGATTAAATGTCCAATTCAATGAACAGTATTTGAGTTCTACTTGTTTAGTATAAAAATAGTATGGCCTAGATAAAAGTTTacaggaaatgtgttttgagttgCATAAGTAAGTTTTATAATTATGACCTTtaccttttttaataatttgctcACACTTTGAATATCAGGTAGgctattgtttaatttaattcaatagcacttttcacaattttgcATGGTTGCAAAcagatatacatacatatagaaAGAAGTTACAtaagtaaatatttgtaattatgacaaataaagaaaacaacatataGTTAGTTTAAAATGGTGAAAGAAATTCACAGACCTGATCagaagttttattacatttgtgtATTTCCTATGCACTTCAATGCACCTGCTGTAATACACTTTTCCCATTAATGCTACTTTAATGGCCcttatttgcactttgaaataTGGACTGCAGCCCTTTGGGCTGTCAAAATATTATGGATTATTAAACTGAtcctgagcaaaaaaaaaaaaagttaaaatgttaaataaatccAGAAAAGT is a window from the Ctenopharyngodon idella isolate HZGC_01 chromosome 15, HZGC01, whole genome shotgun sequence genome containing:
- the LOC127496099 gene encoding ret finger protein-like 4B, translating into MACVCGDDETRSSSSSSSSVCPSCLRGFDVALILPCSHTLCGRCLAEGAGLVRRGGVSSASCPVCAVLCPNCRHSVELPCFDWSSALTCLPFDPTVTPDPEASGAQEERRWETDGSVDLSEEEMEQSVTGLVFALDSSRSDSPLHLSSSALTVSVTGHVCCERSNQDEGLPQVCGSVSVSRGQYYWEIDVCNSALYRIGVISSCDGRGWWLERRGSAFHAVFDGRRELLPSVPPQLKTVGVFLNVGGASITFHNPVTQEFLAAVPSHFSVPLRPALQLGQGRLKLRPGLPPPNHVFLSPSSAYRGPGGAGSGRWRRDVSFGSVRAVVQKFEEMSAVSDSDSGLVSSVGSVSEHNTL